From the bacterium genome, the window TAGAGGTACGGCACCGCGGACTGGGCGAAGGTCATGAGGACCTTGTCGGACCCCTCCTGCGTCACGCTCGAGAGCACCGACCACACCGACTGCAGGTCGAGGGCGGAGTTCTGCTTGATGAGGTTGAAGGTGTAGACGACGTCGGCCGCGGAGAACGGCTGGCCGTCACTCCACTGGACGCCAGACCGGATCGTGAACGTCAGCGACTTGCTGTCCGAGCTCCACTGGTAGGCGCTGGCGAGCATGGGTGTCTTCTTGTCGCTGAGCAGGTTGTCGTAGACGAGCGGCTCGTAGACGATGCCGAAGCTGAGTCCGTTAACCGAAGCGTTGAACGGGTTGAAGCCGCAGGCCCAGAGCCCACCGCTTTCGTTGTCGATCGTGAGCACGCCGCCGGTCGCCGGCTTGACGCCGCCTGAGCTCCCGGAGCCGCCGCACGCGGCGACGATCAGGCACGCCAGCAACCCAAAGACCAGATACCGATGCTTTGTCATCCCCGATACCTCCTCAGGCTCGTGTTGCCCGTGACGCGACCTGGTCCGAGTCGAAGCTGCGGAGCCGGTCGGCTCATCCCGCGACCTCCTGCACCTGCCGCCCTGGGGCACGTGAAAAAACCCTCTCCCGGGCCACCTCCAGGGCGATCGCCACCGCCCCGCGGAGGACGGCGTCCTCGCCCAGAGCAGACACCGCCACCCGCGGCCGGAACGGGAGCAGCTGGCGGAGCTCGCGCTCGATCGGCTCGAGCAGCAGGTCTCCATTGCGGCCGATCCCGCCTCCCAGGATCACCAGCTCCGGGTCGAGCACGGGCGCCACGGTCGCGATGGCCAGCGCCAGCCGCGACGCCTCGGCCTCCACCACCCGTGACGCGACCGCGTGCCCACGGCGGGCAGCGGTGAAGATGCGTTCGGGACTGAGCGGCATTCGCATGCCGTACTGGCGGGCGATGCGCACCACCCCCGCCGCCGCCGCCGCCTCCTCGAAGGCGCCTCGGCGCCGGTTGGCGGGGTCGCGAGGGTCGCCCATCCCCAACGGCATGTACGCGACCTCCCCGGCCGCGCCGTGCGCACCGCGATAGAGCTGGCCGTCGATCACCAGCGCCATGCCGATACCGGTGCCGACGGACAGGAGCACGAAGTTGTCGACGTTGCGACCGTGGCCGTGAGCTCGCTCGGCCAGGGCCGCGAGGTTGACGTCGTTCTCGAAGTTGACGTTGGTGCCGAGCTCTTCGCGCACGGCCTCGACCAGGCCGTGACGGCCCCAACCGGGGAGGTTTGGGGCCATCGCGACGTGGCCGTGCGTGGGATCGAAGACCCCCGGGCTGCCGAGCACCGCGTGAGTCACCTGCGACCATTGCACGCCGGCCTCGCCCGCCAGTCGCCGCGCGATCCCGCCAACCTGTCCGATGAGGGCCTTGGCGCTGCCGACCTTCGCTCGCTCATCGCGGCGGGCCACGATGTTGCCGGCGATGTCTGCGATCGCCGCTCGCACCCAGACGCGCCCGACGTCGAGGCCGACCACCCAGCCCGCGGCGGGGTTCAGCTCGTACAGCAGGGCGCTCGGGCCGCGCTCGCCTCGCGAGCGGCCGACCTCCCGCACGAGCCCGGCATCCAGCAGGCCCGTCAAGGCCAGCGACACGGTGGGCTTGGAAAGGCCGCACACGCGTGCCACCTGGGCCCGTGAGAGCGGGCCCTGCCGGTGGATCACGTCGAGGACGGTGCGCTCATTGATCGCCCGCAACAGGCTCGGCGTGCCGACCGTGATGCTCCGGTCTCGAAGCAGGCGACCCTCCTGAAGCGTCTCGTTGTTGCGGACCCTTGACAGCAGATCCATAGTTAGGAAGAATTCCTTACGGAACCGTAGACCAACCGGGCGCGGCCGTCAAGAGTCTTGTTGGCCGGCGACCACTAACTTCTGGGGAAGAAACGGGCCAGATGTCCCCGGTTCGCCTCGAGCAGAGCATCCAGCAGGGCGGTCGCCACGCTGTAGCGGCCGACGAGCGGGTTCGCGAGCAGCGCCTTGAGGGCGGCCTGGCGATCGCCGTTGATGGCGGCTTGAACAGTCAACCTTTCGTACGCCTTCACCTGCTGGACCAGCCCGAGCATCTCCGGCGGAAGGGGATCGAGCCGGCGCGGGTGCGCGCCGTCGGCCTCGATGCGCGCCGGGATCTCGACGACGGCATCGGCGGGCAGGTCCGGGAGGGCTCCCTCGTTGCGGATGTCGACCACCTGTTGGTCTCCCGTTCCGGCCTGGAGGGAGGCGATGAGCTGCGCCGCCGCCTCGCTGTAGTACGCCCCCCCACGCTGCTCCAGAAGCTTGGGCTTTGCCGTGAGCGCGGGATCGCGGTACAGCTCCAGCAGCCGCCGCTCGATCGCCATGACCTCCTCCGCCCTCGACCGCTTCGAGCCCGAGAGCTGCTCTTTCAGGACCTCATCGGTCGAGTAGTAGTACTTCAGGTAGTAAGAGGGGATCGCCCGCAGCAGCTGGACCATGCCGGCGGGGATCCCGATCTCGCGGGCGATGGCGTCGGCCGACCGGTCGATCAGCTCGGGCAGGCGGTCGACGCCGTCGACCAGGGCCGCCCGCTCCCAGGTCAGATGATTGAGGCCGACATGCTCGAGCAGCACGCGTTCCGGCGTCACGTCCAGGAAACGGGCGATCTGGCGCTGGAAGCCCATGGCGGAGTTGCACAGGCCGATCGCGCGGTGTCCCTGGTCGAGTAGCGCCTGCATGACGATGCCCACCGGGTTGGTGAAATCGACGAGCCACGCGTCCTTGGCACCGCGCCGAGCGGTCTCCTCCGCGATCTCGAGGACGACCGGGACCGTGCGGAGCGCTTTCGCGAAGCCCCCCGGCCCCGTGGTCTCCTGTCCGACGCAGCCGAATTCCAGGGGGAGCGTTTCGTCGAGCAATCGCGCCGCCTGGCCTCCGACCCGGAGCTGAACGATGACGAAGCTGGCTCCATCGAGCGCGCGAACGCGGTCAGGGGTCAGGACGAGGCGGCCCGGCCATTCATGCTTGTCGAGGATGCGCTGGGCGAGCCCGCCGACGACGGACAGACGTTCCGCGTCTATGTCGAAGAGGACGAGCTCGTCGACGGGCAGACGCTCACGATGAGAGTGGAAGCCTTCGATGAGCTCCGGCGTGTACGTGCTGCCGCCACCGACGACGGCGATCTTTACGCCCACGACCGCGCATGGTACGCGAAAATAGGTCGGAATTGTTAAGGAAGTTGCCTGATAGCAGCCTGATCCTCGCCGTCGACGGAGGGGCCTCGAAGACCGACGTGGCGCTGATCGACGCCGGGGGCAACATCGTCGGCGCGGCGCGCCGCGCGGGTTCGACCAACTTCGGCCTCGGCAGCAACGGTTCACTCGAGGCGCTCGAGAAGGCCGTGGCCGTGGCGAGCCGGAACGGCGGCCTCGACGCCTCCCGAAAGCCCATCGCCGGCATCGGCGTTTACTGCCTGGCCGGCGCCGACATCCCGGCCGACTACCGCCGGATCGCGGCGGAGCTAGAGGGCCGGGGTTGGACGCGGAAGACACTCGTTCGCAACGACACCCTCGCCGTGCTCCGGGCAGGCACCGACCGCGGATGGGGTGTCGCCGTCGTCTTCGGGACGGGCATGAACTGCGCCGGCATCGGCCCTGGCGGCAGGTCCGTGCGGTTCCCCGCCTTCGGCGAACTTTCCGGCGACAGGGCTCACGGCGGCGGCTGGCTGGGCCGCGCCGCGTTGGGGTCGGCCATCCGCGCCCGCGACGGACGCGGCCCGCGCACGATGCTGGAGCGCCTGGTGCCCGAGCACTTCAGCATGTCGCGCCCCACGACGGTGATGGAGGCGGTGTACGTCGGCCGCCTCGATGCCGGGCGGCTGAGCGAGCTTTCGCCGGTCGTGTTCAGCGCTGCGGCTCAGGGCGATCAGGTCTCGCAAAGGCTGATCGATGAGATGGCCGATGAGGTCGTGGCCACCGCGGGTGCGGCGATCCGCCGCCTCCATGTCGCCTCGCGCGACGTCCATGTGGTGCTCGGCGGAGGCGTCTTTCGGAGCCGGGACAAGCGGTTGCTGACGCGTGTCCGGACCGGGATCGAAGCGATCGCCCCGAAGGCGGACCTCCGCCTGCTCGAGGCTCCACCCGTTCTGGGCGCGGCCCTGATCGGCCTGGACGAGGTCGGGGCCGGGCCGCTCGCACGAGAGCGCCTCCGGGTGGTGCTGACCCACAAACGCCTGCTGGCGAAGGGCTGAGACCGCCCGGAAGTGAGAATGGCGCCCGCTCGCGCGGGCGCCTTGGAGTCTCGCTGGTCTCCTGAAGCCATAAGGCCTATCCTGTCCGGACCATTGGTGATCCGCAGCCACCTGGCCGCCTTCTCGAGCGGTGAAGCGCGCCGAGCGCTGGAGGGCCTGCCCCGCGCCGGCGACTACGAGGTCGAGATCAGGCCGCTGCGGTATCGATGGGCACCGCACCTGGCCGCCCGCTGCGAATTCGAGGAGCGGCGCATCGTGCTGCAGGTGCCGATTCCGTTCCGGCCGTTCAAGGAGCCGGTGGTGTTCGCCGCCCGGCGCAAGCGGGGCCAAGGGCTGCGGTTTGCCTGGGCATCGGAGACGGTCCTGTTTCGTGGGCGCCGGGACGTGCTTCGGTTTCTGTACTGCCACGAGTGGATGCACTGGTACCTGCGCGAGGTCCTGGGCAGGCGCTCGGCCGCCGAGACCGCGTGCGACCGGTTCGCATTGCGGAACTTCAGGCGGCGCGCCGTGTCGACTGAAGACGCGGACGCCGCGATCAAGCGGCCGCGCTCGAAGGCGCACGCGTCGGGCTGAGGACCGCCGTCCTCACCCCCGCCGGCTAGAAGCGGCGACCGCGGACGTGCTCGATCGAAAAGCTCGCCGTGTCGGCGATCAGCATCACCGCCATGACCCCCGCCTCGACCGGGTCGGTGACGACGAGATCGGCAGCGTCTGGCACCGAGCCGGCCATGTTGGTGCAGACGACGATGATCCCCGCCTCCCTGATCTCACGCACCGCGTTGCTGATGTCGCCACCCATCAGCGCGCCGGCGAGCACCAGAGCGCGAGCGCGGTGCAGCCGGGCCACCGCCCGGACGGCGTCGGCCAGCTGCTCCTCCCCCACCAAGGGGATGGTGTCGACTGAGATGCGCTCCCCGCGGATGTTGTGGCGGTCGGCCTCGGACACGGCGCCCTGCGCCACCATTCCGACCTGCGCCCCGCCGCCGATCACGATCACGCGCTTGCCGTAAATGGTCTGGAACGTCGGCACGATGCCGACCTTCGTAACGCCTTCGACGGCCTCGAGGTCAGCCACGAGTCGAGCGCCGTCCGGAGCGCCCGTGACCTCCAGGTGGAGCTCCGCCACCGCCTCTTTATGCGCGCCGCCTGCCACGTAGGTGATATTCGCCCCATGCCGGAAGATCGTCTCGGCCACGCGGTAGAGAACGCCGGGCTGGTCGCGAGATTCGACGAGAAGACCCAGGATCTCGGGCGCGGCCATATGGGGAGGATACCCGCTCGCGAAGAGGCTCTGTCTGCACGCCACTAACCCGCGCGCTGCTTTTTGGCATCGGCATCCATACCCGCCGCCGGCCTGATGCCCTAGGCTTTTTCCGTAATGCCCAACAGGCGCTCAATCGCGATCGAGATTAGCTGGGGAGGTCCCCCGACTTAGCGCACGCCGCTGATGTCGTCGGACCTCCCGGCCAGGAAAGGGTCGGGAGGTTTTTTTATGTCCAGCCAAGCCACAGCCAGAAGAAGCTCGGAAGCAAGACGGCGGATCGTCGTGTACGACACGACCCTGCGCGACGGTGCGCAGGGTCCGGCCGTGTCTTTCTCAGCCGGCGACAAGTTGCGGATCGCCCGCACGCTCGACCAGCTCGGGTTCGACTACGTCGAGGGCGGCTTCCCCGGCTCCAACCCTAAGGATGAGGAGCTGTTCGCCGGCCTGGCGGCCCGTCCCCTGAAGCGCGCCCGCCTGGCCGCCTTCGGCGCCACCCGGCGGGCCGGCGGCCGCTGCGAGGACGACGCCAATCTCGGCGCGCTCGTCCGCAGCGGCGCCCCGGTCTGGACGCTCGTCGGCAAGAGCGATGCCTGGCAGGTGAGCACCGTGCTCCAGACGACGACGAGCGAGAACCTGGCGATGGTCGAGGAGTCGGTGGCCTATGGGGCCGGCCTCGGCCGTGAGCTGATCTTTGACGCCGAGCACTTCTTCGACGGATTCGCCCGGGACGCCGAGTACGCCATCGAGGTCTGCCTGGCGGCCGCCCGCGCCGGCGCGGCGTGGGTGGTCCTCTGCGATACCAACGGCGGCAGCCTGCCGGCCGAGATCGGGCGTGGCGTCGAGGCGGTGGTCGATGCCCTTCGCCGGCTCGACCGGCCCGTGCGGGTGGGCATCCACTGCCACAACGACTGCGAGCTCGCGGTCGCCAACACGCTGGAGGGTGTCAAGGCCGGAGCGGACATGGTCCAGGGCACGATCAACGGCTACGGTGAACGCTGCGGCAACGCCAACCTGGTTTCCGTGGTCGCCAACCTCGTCCTCAAGCTCGGGCTGGAGGCCCTGCCGCCGCAGTCGCTGAGCAAGTTCAGCGACCTGTCCCGGACGGTGGCGGAGATAGCCAACCTTGCGCTGCCACTCCAGCAGCCCTTCGTCGGGCACGGCGCTTTCGCCCACAAGGGAGGGCAGCACGTGGCGGCGGTGCTGCGCCATCAGGACTCCTACCAGCACATCGCACCGGGCGCGGTGGGCAACGAGCCGCGAGTCCTGGTGTCCGAGCTGTCCGGTCGGGGCAACGTCCTCGCCAAGGCACGCGAGTTCGGGTTGGAGCTCGACCGCGACGACCCCCAGACCCGGTCGCTCGTCCAGCATCTGAAGGAGCTGGAGCACCGCGGTTACTCGTACGAGGCGGCGGATGCATCGTTTGAGATGCTCGTGCGGCGACTGCAGCCTGGCTACACGGCGCCCTGGACCGTGGCCGACTTCACGACGCAGGTGCGCAAGAACGGCGGGTCCGTGAATGCCGAGGCGACGGTCAAGGTGGAGGTCGACGGCACGGTTTACCACACGGCCGCGTCCGGCAACGGTCCGGTCAACGCGCTGGACGCCGCCCTCCGAAAGGCTCTCAGCCCGCGGTTTCCAGGCCTGCGCGCGGTGAGCCTGCATGACTACAAGGTCCGCATCCTCGACGGCGACACGGGGACGGCGGCGACGACGCGAGTGCTGGTCGAGTCAGGCAAAGGGCTCAAGCGCTGGACCACGGTCGGGTGTTCGAGCAACATCATCGAGGCTTCGCTGCTCGCCCTGATCGACTCGCTGGAGTATGCGCAGTACGCCTGAACGGGCTCAGCCCGCTTTCGCGTGCGCCTTGTATTCCTGGGCGACGTGGCCTGCCAGCCGCTGCAGCGCTTTCGCGGGCGGGCTCGAGGGAGCGCCGGCGACCAGGACCTCGCCCGTGACCGCGGCTCGATCAAACCGGGCGCCGTCGTGGACGATCTCATGCTCCATCGGCCGCCCGATCACCCGCTCCGCGTCGGCACGCGTGACCACGGGCCGCGGGCGGGGGTGATTGAGAACGAGGCTCACGTTGCCGGCCGAGATCTTCAGCACCTTCTCGAACACCTCGAGCAGCTCGGTGGTGTCCTTCAGGGCGGGCAGCTCAGGCGTCACCACCAGCAGGACACGGCTGGCCCGTTCAAGGACGCCGAGCGTCACCTCAGTGAGCGCGACGCCGAGGTCGACGACGACGTAGGAGAACGTTTTCTCGAGCACGTCCAGGGTCCGCTGCACCACCTCGGGCGTGACGAGCTCGGACTGCTCGACCTTGAGCGTGCCGGGCAGGACCACCGCGCCGGACGGATGGTGGAGGCAGGCGCTGAGGAGTGATTCTTCGAAGCGATCCCCCTCCCCCGTTCTCTGACTGAGCGCCACGCAGCCTGTCGGAACGAGGTTGGCGACCAGCGCCGCATGGTTGTACGGCAATCCCAGATCCAGGAGGACGCACTCACCGCGGTGCTTCATGCCGAGCGACACGGCCAGGTTCACGGCAATGCTCGTCTTGCCGGAGCCGCCCTTGACCGAGTAGATCGCCACCACCATCCCATGGTGCTCAGGCGAGACGGCCTGCGCCCGCGCCACCAGCTGCGAGATACCCTGCCGCCGCTGTTCGACCAGGCGCACGAGCTCCAACCGCGCCGGAGAGCCGGCGGCCAGCACGGCATCGACCGCGGCGCGATCAAGCTCGAGCAGCTCGCAATCCTCTGTGGCCGTGACCGAGGCTGCCTGGGCCAGGGCCTGGTCCGTGGTCAACGCGCTGACGCCAAAGAAATCGCCGCTCGACAGCATCGCGACGGTCACGCTGTGACCGGGCGCCCACTGCGCGCGGACTTCGCACCGACCGCTCTGGAGGATGAAGATGCGGTTGGAGAGCTCACCCTGACGCAGGATCAGCGTGCGCGCTCCGGCTCGCCGCGGACGCAGCTTGCGCGCCAGGCGGCGCAGGTCGGCGTCGGGCAGAGTGAAGAAGATCGAGATGCCCTGGAGGAGCTGGAGCCGCTGTTCGACGACCGTGCCTTCGCTGGCCGGCTCGGAGCGCTCGTCGGTCTTCACTTTCCGGCCCGCCCCGGTCGCCGGATCCGCTTCCGGACCTCGGCGCGCAGCACGGCGGGACTGACAGGTTTGGCGATGAACGCCTCGCAGCCCGCGGCGAGGGCCGCCCGTTCGTGCAGCGGCATCGTGTGCGCGGTGAGCGCCACGACTGGGATCGCGGCCGTGGCCGGGTCGGATTTGAGCTCCCTCGTGAGCTCGAGTCCGCCCATCCCGGGAAGCTCGATGTCCATGAGGATCAGATCCGGTGGGCGGCGGCCGATCAGCCTGAGCCCCTCTTCGGCTGATACCGCTCCGATGACGGCGAAACCCTCACGTTCCAGGGTCGCGGTGGCCAGCAGCCGGCTTGCCTCGTCGTCTTCGACGATCAGGATCAGCTGCTTACGGGTCATGCGCGGCCGCCCGGGAGCACTAGGGCGGAGTCGGCAGGAACTTACGAACCTCGCTGGCGAATGTTCTGGTGTCGATCGGCTTTGAGATGTAGCCCGAGCAGCCTGCCGCCAGCGTCCGCTCCCGGTCGCCGGACATCGCCAGGGCGGTGAGGGCGACGATGGGGATGTGCGCCGTGGCCGGGTCGGACCTCAGCTGTCGCGTGAACGAGAGGCCGTCCTGTCCGGGCAGCTGCACGTCCATCAGGATGAGGTCGGGGGCGCAGTCGTTGAGCAGCACCCTGGCCTCCTCCGACGAGGCGGCCACGTCGACCCGATAGCCCTCCCGTTCGAGCACCGAGGACGCGAGCAGCTGGTTGGCTTCGTTGTCCTCGACCAAAAGGATCAGGGTGTCCTTGCTCATCGCCGGTTGCCGTTCGTGATGACCACTTGCCTGAGCAATTCCAACAGATCTGACGCGCCGGTGGAGCCGCGCCGGAGGATCGTCGAAACATGGCCGTTCAGCTGCCGGATGTCGGCGTCGGTCAGGTTCTTCGCCGTCAGGACCATGATCGGAATGGCCCGCGTGGATTCATCCGCACGCAGCGCCTCAACCACATCGAAGCCCGTCACCTCCGGCATCATAAGGTCGAGCAAAACGAGGTCCGGCCCCAACGTCTTCGCCAGCTCGATGGCCTCCTTGCCGCCGGCGGCGACCACGACGTCGAACCCGGCCGGCACGAGGACCCGCCGCAGCCAGTCGCGGTTGGCCTCCTCATCGTCGACGACCAGGACTGTGAGCTTCTCGCCGCCCTTTTGCTTCAGGTTGAACCTCGCCAGCCGGCTCATGAGCTCTGCGGCCTGGACCGGTTTGACGAAATAGTCCAGCGCCCCCAGGGCGACCCCCAGCTCGGGGTTGTCGACGACGCTGACCACGATGACCGGAATGTCCATCGTCGCCTCATCGCGCTTCAACCTCGT encodes:
- a CDS encoding ROK family transcriptional regulator, translated to MDLLSRVRNNETLQEGRLLRDRSITVGTPSLLRAINERTVLDVIHRQGPLSRAQVARVCGLSKPTVSLALTGLLDAGLVREVGRSRGERGPSALLYELNPAAGWVVGLDVGRVWVRAAIADIAGNIVARRDERAKVGSAKALIGQVGGIARRLAGEAGVQWSQVTHAVLGSPGVFDPTHGHVAMAPNLPGWGRHGLVEAVREELGTNVNFENDVNLAALAERAHGHGRNVDNFVLLSVGTGIGMALVIDGQLYRGAHGAAGEVAYMPLGMGDPRDPANRRRGAFEEAAAAAGVVRIARQYGMRMPLSPERIFTAARRGHAVASRVVEAEASRLALAIATVAPVLDPELVILGGGIGRNGDLLLEPIERELRQLLPFRPRVAVSALGEDAVLRGAVAIALEVARERVFSRAPGRQVQEVAG
- a CDS encoding 6-phospho-beta-glucosidase; protein product: MGVKIAVVGGGSTYTPELIEGFHSHRERLPVDELVLFDIDAERLSVVGGLAQRILDKHEWPGRLVLTPDRVRALDGASFVIVQLRVGGQAARLLDETLPLEFGCVGQETTGPGGFAKALRTVPVVLEIAEETARRGAKDAWLVDFTNPVGIVMQALLDQGHRAIGLCNSAMGFQRQIARFLDVTPERVLLEHVGLNHLTWERAALVDGVDRLPELIDRSADAIAREIGIPAGMVQLLRAIPSYYLKYYYSTDEVLKEQLSGSKRSRAEEVMAIERRLLELYRDPALTAKPKLLEQRGGAYYSEAAAQLIASLQAGTGDQQVVDIRNEGALPDLPADAVVEIPARIEADGAHPRRLDPLPPEMLGLVQQVKAYERLTVQAAINGDRQAALKALLANPLVGRYSVATALLDALLEANRGHLARFFPRS
- a CDS encoding ATPase, producing the protein MVRENRSELLRKLPDSSLILAVDGGASKTDVALIDAGGNIVGAARRAGSTNFGLGSNGSLEALEKAVAVASRNGGLDASRKPIAGIGVYCLAGADIPADYRRIAAELEGRGWTRKTLVRNDTLAVLRAGTDRGWGVAVVFGTGMNCAGIGPGGRSVRFPAFGELSGDRAHGGGWLGRAALGSAIRARDGRGPRTMLERLVPEHFSMSRPTTVMEAVYVGRLDAGRLSELSPVVFSAAAQGDQVSQRLIDEMADEVVATAGAAIRRLHVASRDVHVVLGGGVFRSRDKRLLTRVRTGIEAIAPKADLRLLEAPPVLGAALIGLDEVGAGPLARERLRVVLTHKRLLAKG
- a CDS encoding ACT domain-containing protein, which gives rise to MAAPEILGLLVESRDQPGVLYRVAETIFRHGANITYVAGGAHKEAVAELHLEVTGAPDGARLVADLEAVEGVTKVGIVPTFQTIYGKRVIVIGGGAQVGMVAQGAVSEADRHNIRGERISVDTIPLVGEEQLADAVRAVARLHRARALVLAGALMGGDISNAVREIREAGIIVVCTNMAGSVPDAADLVVTDPVEAGVMAVMLIADTASFSIEHVRGRRF
- a CDS encoding citramalate synthase yields the protein MSSQATARRSSEARRRIVVYDTTLRDGAQGPAVSFSAGDKLRIARTLDQLGFDYVEGGFPGSNPKDEELFAGLAARPLKRARLAAFGATRRAGGRCEDDANLGALVRSGAPVWTLVGKSDAWQVSTVLQTTTSENLAMVEESVAYGAGLGRELIFDAEHFFDGFARDAEYAIEVCLAAARAGAAWVVLCDTNGGSLPAEIGRGVEAVVDALRRLDRPVRVGIHCHNDCELAVANTLEGVKAGADMVQGTINGYGERCGNANLVSVVANLVLKLGLEALPPQSLSKFSDLSRTVAEIANLALPLQQPFVGHGAFAHKGGQHVAAVLRHQDSYQHIAPGAVGNEPRVLVSELSGRGNVLAKAREFGLELDRDDPQTRSLVQHLKELEHRGYSYEAADASFEMLVRRLQPGYTAPWTVADFTTQVRKNGGSVNAEATVKVEVDGTVYHTAASGNGPVNALDAALRKALSPRFPGLRAVSLHDYKVRILDGDTGTAATTRVLVESGKGLKRWTTVGCSSNIIEASLLALIDSLEYAQYA
- a CDS encoding cyclic nucleotide-binding domain-containing protein; translated protein: MKTDERSEPASEGTVVEQRLQLLQGISIFFTLPDADLRRLARKLRPRRAGARTLILRQGELSNRIFILQSGRCEVRAQWAPGHSVTVAMLSSGDFFGVSALTTDQALAQAASVTATEDCELLELDRAAVDAVLAAGSPARLELVRLVEQRRQGISQLVARAQAVSPEHHGMVVAIYSVKGGSGKTSIAVNLAVSLGMKHRGECVLLDLGLPYNHAALVANLVPTGCVALSQRTGEGDRFEESLLSACLHHPSGAVVLPGTLKVEQSELVTPEVVQRTLDVLEKTFSYVVVDLGVALTEVTLGVLERASRVLLVVTPELPALKDTTELLEVFEKVLKISAGNVSLVLNHPRPRPVVTRADAERVIGRPMEHEIVHDGARFDRAAVTGEVLVAGAPSSPPAKALQRLAGHVAQEYKAHAKAG
- a CDS encoding response regulator, producing the protein MTRKQLILIVEDDEASRLLATATLEREGFAVIGAVSAEEGLRLIGRRPPDLILMDIELPGMGGLELTRELKSDPATAAIPVVALTAHTMPLHERAALAAGCEAFIAKPVSPAVLRAEVRKRIRRPGRAGK
- a CDS encoding response regulator, yielding MSKDTLILLVEDNEANQLLASSVLEREGYRVDVAASSEEARVLLNDCAPDLILMDVQLPGQDGLSFTRQLRSDPATAHIPIVALTALAMSGDRERTLAAGCSGYISKPIDTRTFASEVRKFLPTPP